One window of the Trypanosoma brucei gambiense DAL972 chromosome 3, complete sequence genome contains the following:
- a CDS encoding U2 small nuclear ribonucleoprotein B, putative, which translates to MGEPKQTLYIRGLPDKPSAEEVRRLLYLYCTQFGPVIDVLYCKSKSMYGQAFVVFTDVATATNARRELHERQFYGRIIQAFYAKRQSFSADPGERRRRDLRQERVSGGKRRRDTQAG; encoded by the coding sequence ATGGGTGAGCCAAAACAGACGCTTTACATACGCGGTCTCCCAGATAAGCCGTCCGCTGAGGAGGTGCGGCGTTTACTATACTTGTATTGCACCCAGTTTGGACCTGTGATTGATGTGTTGTATTGTAAGAGTAAAAGCATGTACGGGCAGGCCTTTGTCGTATTCACAGATGTTGCCACCGCCACAAATGCTCGTCGCGAGCTACATGAACGTCAATTCTACGGGCGGATTATACAGGCGTTCTATGCCAAGCGGCAATCGTTCAGTGCGGACCCCGGAGAGCGACGCCGCCGGGACTTGAGACAGGAACGCGTGTCCGGGGGGAAGAGGAGACGGGACACGCAAGCGGGGTAG
- a CDS encoding high mobility group protein, putative, which yields MATELKKGPLPTDIEETVITIMREEGVRYITAKILRMRLESKYQMEFGPHKAAIDDIVARAMQRPEFKKQLELALKEKDASKSSGGKGSKRARSAGAEAPSKTKKEMTEKPKKPADYPKPAVSSYLLFVADQREDLKAKNPGMQNTAILQTLGKMWSDASDDVKEHYRKKAEEDKARFRREVDEYKRQGGKEYGRGGKIKKDSNAPKRAMTSFMFFSSDFRSKHSDLSIVEMSKAAGAAWKELGPEERKVYEEMAEKDKERYKREMAALPK from the coding sequence ATGGCAACAGAATTGAAGAAAGGACCACTCCCTACAGATATTGAAGAGACCGTAATAACTATCATGCGGGAGGAGGGCGTTAGGTACATAACGGCCAAGATTTTACGCATGCGGCTTGAATCTAAATACCAAATGGAGTTTGGGCCACACAAGGCGGCTATAGATGACATTGTTGCGAGGGCTATGCAGCGTCCTGAATTCAAGAAGCAACTGGAGTTGGCGCTCAAGGAGAAAGATGCATCCAAAAGCAGCGGAGGGAAGGGATCGAAGCGTGCCCGCAGTGCTGGAGCAGAGGCGCCCtccaaaacaaagaaggaaatgacgGAGAAGCCAAAGAAGCCCGCCGACTATCCTAAGCCGGCTGTCAGTTCTTATTTACTTTTCGTAGCTGATCAGCGCGAGGACCTGAAGGCGAAAAACCCCGGGATGCAGAATACTGCGATTCTTCAGACGTTGGGTAAAATGTGGAGTGATGCGTCCGATGACGTGAAAGAGCATTACAGAAAGAAGGCAGAGGAGGACAAGGCCAGATTCCGGCGTGAAGTAGACGAGTACAAGAGACAGGGTGGAAAGGAATACGGACGGGGAGGGAAGATAAAGAAGGATTCCAACGCCCCAAAACGCGCGATGACTTCCTTCATGTTCTTTTCGAGTGACTTCCGAAGCAAGCACAGTGATCTCAGCATCGTAGAGATGTCAAAGGCTGCCGGTGCCGCATGGAAGGAGCTCGGTCCGGAGGAGAGGAAGGTCTACGAGGAGATGGCAGAAAAGGACAAGGAGCGATACAAGAGGGAAATGGCAGCACTACCCAAGTAG
- a CDS encoding T. brucei spp.-specific protein — protein MPPIQAVCSVEALPPLPLVPALVFSVQNVSDPATAHSPISTKEGKREHITAVAAAAEKRNKRKKNRSDTAGKQIKRGSTKKKTMQSEREHTEKWRECPHSQYQPKGGRMQPKRFGKSVTAAADAKESGVRMDISLLPLNLTYVLIYIYIYISHPCIVHTIFSHKRTRIHLNPVRNIKISNETAFEPSSAQNAHSAAGSGREVPNSAPTFKSSACFPFVPTSFQLSHPHFLLL, from the coding sequence ATGCCTCCCATCCAAGCGGTATGTTCGGTGGAGGCactccctccccttccccttgtGCCAGCACTCGTCTTCTCCGTGCAGAATGTTTCCGATCCCGCAACGGCTCATAGCCCAATCAGCaccaaagaagggaaaagggaacatATCACAGCagtggcagcagcagctgaaaaaagaaacaaaaggaagaaaaataggaGTGATACTGCaggcaaacaaataaagcgaggatcaacgaaaaaaaaaacaatgcaaAGTGAACGTGAACACACAGAAAAATGGAGAGAGTGTCCACATTCGCAATATCAGCCGAAAGGTGGACGTATGCAACCAAAAAGATTCGGGAAGAGCgtcacagcagcagctgatGCGAAAGAAAGCGGGGTAAGAATGGATATAAGCTTGTTACCGCTTAATCTCACGTATgtactcatatatatatatatatatatttcccacCCCTGCATCGTTCATACTATCTTCTCGCACAAACGCACGCGCATACACCTCAATCCAGTCaggaatataaaaatatcGAACGAAACCGCATTCGAGCCTTCATCAGCACAGAACGCGCACTCTGCGGCGGGTTCGGGCAGAGAAGTGCCCAACTCGGCCCCTACGTTCAAATCTTCAGCctgttttcctttcgttcCTACCTCATTTCAATTGAGCCACCcacacttcctccttttatAG
- a CDS encoding glucose regulated protein 94, putative, producing the protein MIQSGMFFALRVLFVVFVMLTSAPVEIALGDDSELKSNATFSKGKSIPFQAEVSKMLDILIHSLYTNRAVFLRELISNGSDALDKIRMLYLTTPKEPVNKDGEAPTMDIRLSVDPEQKTLTLRDGGVGMTRQELEANLGSLGSSGTKRFMEKLQETKDSNLIGQFGVGFYSAFLVAERVRVASKSDDDEKQWVWESAADGQYYVYEDERGNTLGRGTEITLELKPDALDFLSPETVRNTVRQYSEFVHFPIRMKRGEEWDVLNENQPIWTRKPSNVSKEEYEKFYMALSRDYRPPMYYSHFNVEGEVEFSSVLFVPQEVAQENFINNENTRDNIKLYVRRIFITDEFRELLPRYLNFVKGVVDSNDLPLNVSREVLQESRILRVIKKKLVRKVLSMFAEIAANDARMKEQGNVSEEVNAEVNTTNSTSGSKKKGPLYPKFWAQFGKHLRLGILEDANNRGRLAKLLRYVSSKSNGTLVSFQEYIDRMQPNQKGIYYMTGDSVEKMMQSPHMEEPKMRGVEVLLMTDAIDEYVVGQVHDFANKKLINIATDSAQLDDVTDKQKAIEKKRNEKFRPLTDALTRVFKGNRVRKVILTKRKTSEPFILSSQENEMSPRLANIIKQQAVSSDHSVFHTLVLEINYRHPVVQQLLARFQANANDQVALDIAWVLFGTASLQADSPVPDQAKTQSA; encoded by the coding sequence aTGATCCAATCGGGTATGTTCTTCGCCCTCCGGGTGCTGTTCGTTGTCTTTGTGATGTTAACTTCCGCCCCGGTGGAAATTGCATTGGGCGACGACAGTGAATTGAAATCCAACGCAACATTTTCCAAGGGGAAATCGATTCCCTTTCAAGCTGAGGTAAGCAAGATGCTTGACATCCTCATTCATTCACTGTACACCAACCGCGCTGTCTTCTTGCGCGAGTTGATTTCTAACGGCAGTGACGCCCTGGACAAAATTCGCATGCTTTACCTCACGACCCCGAAGGAGCCCGTGAACAAGGACGGTGAGGCTCCAACAATGGATATCCGCCTGTCGGTGGACCCTGAGCAGAAGACGCTGACTCTGCGCGATGGTGGAGTGGGGATGACCCGACAGGAGCTGGAGGCCAATCTCGGTTCTCTTGGGAGCTCGGGGACAAAGCGTTTTATGGAGAAACTACAGGAAACGAAGGATTCAAATCTTATCGGACAGTTCGGCGTGGGTTTTTACTCTGCATTCCTCGTGGCCGAGCGCGTGCGTGTCGCATCAAAGAGTGATGACGACGAAAAGCAATGGGTATGGGAATCCGCAGCGGATGGGCAGTATTATGTATATGAAGATGAGCGCGGCAACACACTCGGACGCGGGACGGAGATAACTCTGGAGCTGAAGCCCGACGCGCTTGATTTCCTTTCACCAGAGACCGTGCGTAACACAGTTCGCCAGTACAGCGAGTTTGTGCACTTCCCTATTAGGATGAAGCGGGGGGAAGAGTGGGATGTTCTGAACGAGAACCAGCCTATCTGGACACGTAAGCCCTCTAATGTGTCCAAGGAAGAGTATGAAAAGTTCTACATGGCTCTCTCTCGCGACTACCGTCCGCCTATGTATTACTCCCACTTCAACGTTGAGGGAGAGGTCGAATTCAGTTCAGTTCTCTTTGTTCCCCAAGAAGTCGCCCAGGAAAACTTCATAAACAATGAGAATACACGGGATAACATCAAACTGTACGTGCGCCGCATCTTCATCACGGACGAATTCCGTGAGTTACTTCCGAGGTACCTTAACTTCGTGAAGGGTGTCGTTGACAGCAATGACCTCCCCCTCAATGTGTCCCGTGAGGTACTTCAGGAGAGTCGAATTTTACGTGTGATAAAGAAGAAACTCGTGCGGAAGGTGCTTTCCATGTTCGCGGAAATTGCGGCTAACGACGCCAGAATGAAGGAGCAGGGTAATGTAAGCGAGGAAGTAAACGCAGAGGTGAATACAACAAACTCCACCTCCGGCAGCAAGAAGAAGGGGCCACTCTATCCCAAGTTTTGGGCCCAGTTTGGTAAACACTTGCGCCTCGGTATCCTCGAGGATGCCAACAACCGAGGGAGGCTTGCGAAGCTTCTGCGCTATGTTTCGAGCAAAAGCAACGGCACCCTCGTCAGTTTTCAGGAGTACATAGACCGTATGCAGCCCAACCAGAAGGGCATATATTATATGACGGGTGACTCCGTGGAGAAGATGATGCAATCGCCACACATGGAGGAACCGAAGATGCGCGGTGTGGAGGTACTCTTGATGACGGATGCCATTGACGAGTATGTTGTTGGACAAGTACACGACTTTGCTAACAAGAAGCTTATCAATATTGCCACTGACAGTGCACAGCTTGACGACGTTACAGACAAACAGAAAGCAATCGAAAAGAAACGCAACGAAAAGTTCCGGCCCCTCACCGATGCACTGACGCGCGTCTTCAAGGGCAATCGTGTCCGCAAGGTGATCCTCACAAAGCGAAAGACCTCTGAGCCATTCATCTTGTCTTcgcaagaaaatgaaatgtcACCACGCTTGGCCAACATAATCAAGCAGCAGGCTGTTTCTTCTGATCACTCTGTGTTCCACACGCTTGTGCTGGAGATTAACTACCGTCATCCTGTTGTGCAACAGCTGCTTGCTCGATTTCAAGCCAATGCAAACGATCAGGTTGCACTAGACATCGCGTGGGTTCTTTTCGGCACGGCGAGTTTGCAGGCGGATTCTCCGGTGCCAGACCAGGCGAAGACGCAAAGCGCGTGA
- a CDS encoding U3 small nucleolar ribonucleoprotein protein MPP10, putative, whose product MVTAMANTKKKVKASVPEGATSSLKTEDMTVPRDQTSTSKLPISRVSRRLGSVQAKLDGGPDVFLSSRQGGSDLTRECLASLYKLASSMHSRQLTYYSKSLETSRARHVTLEQIWGQMSMLLPPVFRRLRENVRRAQKMYGCGETQGSQVKQRSSDNKSGNGMYNGKKNKEDNREDDVDASSAHTSQLNESDLDNEIAELLAKQREARERRKRNAADDSWRYVFGKGDGEEDADAEGGEGWSEGEEDREDGSESGNDNEMDALRGRRKGSRDVTAPGDFGGDGEDADDEEKQLAQEELEALKEMYGEDFVPNEEDEECEYDDGEGDLGDDDQLLEEDLKWDDPSAVFSGKDAALKGEGEGWYDAEDDILAETGQEGDMGDDMEDNAALNDPSLTELQRERLRERRFVEKLEQARLYSTQWAMSGEVSGSNRPRDALLDEALDFEYAMKAVPVITEGFTAKLEDRIRRRIVDNNYDDVQRRTALSTPSDLASMSRRDDASAKDSEKARMSLMDLYEKEYLDRVRRAEESAAGGSAAESAEPLTEIEKDELRAIHMWRRLAQHLDALSNFHYTPKPVQEDLSARVRAVEGQAPAITFETVGNFATTREAALAPQDLYRGSDRKFADVGVNELQPHERRALRRAKKEQVSTSQAIKEKHKERAKRAKEQLRKAAA is encoded by the coding sequence ATGGTAACTGCGAtggcaaacacaaaaaagaaagttaagGCATCGGTACCTGAAGGGGCGACATCATCATTGAAAACAGAAGATATGACGGTACCGCGGGATCAAACATCTACCAGTAAGTTACCCATTAGCCGGGTGAGCCGCCGCCTTGGTAGTGTACAGGCGAAACTTGACGGTGGACCCGATGTCTTTTTGTCATCCCGTCAGGGTGGCAGCGATCTCACCCGCGAGTGCCTTGCGTCACTATACAAGTTAGCTTCCTCTATGCATTCGCGGCAGTTGACATACTACAGTAAGTCACTAGAAACAAGCCGAGCGCGGCACGTGACATTGGAGCAGATATGGGGTCAGATGAGCATGCTCCTCCCGCCTGTCTTCCGTCGCCTACGGGAAAATGTGCGGCGCGCACAGAAGATGTATGGCTGTGGAGAAACTCAAGGGTCGCAGGTCAAGCAGAGGTCTAGTGACAATAAGAGCGGGAACGGCATGTACAACggtaagaaaaacaaagaggacaATAGAGAGGATGATGTTGACGCGTCTTCGGCACACACTTCCCAACTAAACGAAAGTGACCTTGACAATGAGATTGCAGAACTTCTTGCCAAGCAGCGTGAGGCAAGAGAACGCAGGAAAAGGAACGCGGCCGACGACTCGTGGCGTTACGTTTTTGGCAAGGGGGATGGAGAGGAGGATGCCGATGCCGAGGGTGGTGAGGGATGGAGCGAGGGGGAAGAAGACCGGGAGGACGGCAGCGAGAGTGGTAACGATAATGAAATGGATGCTTTGCGCGGCCGCCGGAAGGGCTCACGTGATGTGACAGCTCCGGGAGATTTTGGTGGTGACGGTGAAGATGCTGATGACGAAGAGAAGCAATTAGCGCAGGAAGAGTTGGAGGCCCTGAAAGAGATGTACGGCGAAGACTTTGTGCcaaatgaagaggatgaagaatGTGAGTATGACGATGGGGAGGGTGACTTGGGAGATGACGATCAGTTACTCGAAGAAGATCTGAAGTGGGATGACCCATCGGCAGTGTTTAGTGGAAAAGATGCTGCCCTTAAGGGTGAAGGAGAAGGTTGGTACGATGCCGAAGATGATATCCTTGCAGAAACGGGCCAAGAAGGTGACATGGGTGACGATATGGAGGATAATGCGGCATTGAATGACCCCAGTCTTACCGAATTGCAGCGTGAGCGGCTACGTGAACGGCGCTTTGTTGAAAAACTTGAGCAGGCGAGACTCTACAGTACGCAGTGGGCGATGTCAGGCGAGGTGAGCGGCAGCAATCGGCCTCGTGATGCCTTGCTTGACGAGGCACTCGACTTCGAGTACGCCATGAAGGCGGTACCAGTCATTACCGAGGGGTTTACCGCAAAGCTGGAGGACCGCATCCGCCGCCGCATCGTTGACAATAATTACGACGATGTGCAGCGTCGCACTGCGTTATCGACACCTAGTGATTTAGCTTCAATGTCGCGGCGCGACGATGCGTCTGCTAAGGACTCGGAGAAGGCGCGTATGTCGCTGATGGATTTATACGAGAAGGAGTATCTGGACCGCGTGCGGCGTGCTGAGGAGAGCGCCGCTGGGGGCAGTGCCGCTGAATCTGCTGAGCCGTTGACGGAGATTGAGAAGGACGAGCTGCGTGCCATTCATATGTGGCGGCGACTAGCCCAGCATCTCGATGCCCTCAGCAATTTCCACTACACGCCAAAGCCCGTGCAAGAGGATCTGTCGGCCCGCGTGCGCGCGGTGGAGGGCCAGGCCCCAGCAATTACTTTTGAAACAGTTGGGAACTTTGCCACTACGCGCGAAGCTGCACTTGCTCCACAGGACTTATATCGTGGCTCAGATCGCAAGTTTGCGGATGTTGGGGTAAACGAACTTCAGCCACATGAGAGGCGGGCGCTGCGCCGTGCAAAGAAGGAGCAGGTGAGTACCTCACAGGcgataaaggaaaaacataAGGAACGAGCCAAGAGGGCGAAGGAGCAGCTACGGAAGGCTGCTGCATAG